From a region of the Tachypleus tridentatus isolate NWPU-2018 chromosome 1, ASM421037v1, whole genome shotgun sequence genome:
- the LOC143253154 gene encoding protein FAM136A-like, producing MAQEAQARVQKAVNSMVEELDKSCLRKMQGDMHRCAASCCDKTGLTIDEVHRCIETCSEKMNKAQNYVQNELSNYQDRIQRCVMQCQDTIRDNVTPETTEVEVQKYRDQFESCVIKCAETHVDMVPGILKRMKNMLEKGSS from the exons ATGGCGCAAGAAGCACAAGCACGTGTTCAGAAAGCTGTGAATTCTATGGTTGAGGAATTGGATAAATCATGCCTCAGGAAAATGCAA GGCGATATGCATCGATGTGCAGCATCATGCTGTGATAAAACAGGTTTGACTATAGATGAGGTACACAGATGTATAGAAACTTGCTCAGAAAAAATGAACAAGGcacaaaactatgttcaaaaTGAACTCTCAAACTATCAA GATAGGATTCAGCGCTGTGTAATGCAGTGTCAAGATACTATCAGAGATAATGTTACTCCTGAAACAACAGAAGTTGAGGTGCAGAAATATCGTGATCAGTTTGAGTCCTGTGTGATCAAGTGTGCAGAAACCCATGTAGACATGGTTCCAGGCATCTTAAAACGGATGAAGAATATGTTGGAAAAAGGAAGTTCCTAA